The following is a genomic window from Mus caroli chromosome 17, CAROLI_EIJ_v1.1, whole genome shotgun sequence.
TATGTTTTACAAAGGTAGCTAACAAAAAATGTCACAACCTTTGTTGTAGAAGgagatttaagttttattttattgtgcagCAAACTTATTTTATACATTGCTCTAAAAACTAACATTGTGTCTGTTTCCTAGAGTTCAATATcacagaaatataataaaaagtacagagaaaaattttgcaaaatgattaaatatacttaataaaCTTAATAGTAACCTATCTTCTAACAATATCCACTACTCTAGTAACTGTTTTGCTTCTTAGAAACATAATTCGTTTTTATCCTCTTTTGTTAAAACATTATGGAAAACACTTGCGGATCAATGTCTAAACTCTTCTCTTAGCCTTGAGAAAAACTACTTAAGTTTTTTGCCAAACGAACTATATGTATTGAGTAAAGGGCAACTACTTCATTCCCATTTGCTCTGCACATATAGGAGATGGTGAACACAATATATAGCCTAAACAATTATTACAGTTCCcctaagaaagaaaatggcttttACTATAAGGTTTTATATTGATGCttgaaaataaatgactaaattcATATAATTTACACAAATATAATAAAGTTatgttctttctgtatttcttatcCAGGATAAGCTGAATCTGGGCAAAGCAGTGTCAGGGGTCACAATAAAGGGTCCCAAAGTAGGAAAACACAGATGAATGATGACTGTGATGTTAATCAGCCACCAGCCAGCACCACAAAAAAGAGCAACACAAGTGTgtaagatggaggagagagaataaaagccAATAAAGAGTGACACTAGCACCAGAATGTTCTTAGTGGCTCTTGATTCATGAGATGTTCTGGTGGGAGCATAAGTGCAATGGATATGTTGAACCCGCTGCTTGTGCCTATACAAAATGATGACCATTAAGCTCCCAGACCAGACAATAAGGATAGCAAACAAGACTTCAGGGAATACAAAAAATGTTGTAATCATTGGGCCTGAAAATTCATCATGACCTAAACTAAAGCAGTAATTTGAAGTTCTTTTATATGTTACATTATTGCTGTTCCacttaatatatacatacattggTGAAATCATATTTAACCCcaaaaacaggacccagcatAGGAAAATAGAAAGGCTGATGTACTTTGGAACTTTTACTTTAAGGCCATTAAGGCACGAGTCACTGGGACTGATGGTGATGGCCTGGAAGACACTCAAGAGACAGATGGTACCAATGGAAACACTTCTGCCAACTCTTTCAGTATACATAGGGAATTTGCAAACAAATACATTGAAGAACAGTTCCATCCCAAAAGTTTCCATTGTCTGTAGCACAATTCTAGAGAAAATGATGAAGAAGTTGGCTATGAACATGTTCATGAAAATCAAATCaatttgttttaatgtgtgtttATTATAATGAAGCATTAAGTAGTAAGATAGAAGACAGATATTTTTCAGAATTCCCACTGAACATTGAAGGATGAGTATTACAAACATTGCCAGATTTTTGGAATCCATCCTGTCATTAACCATAATTGCATTTTAATGACATAAAATCACTTCTCTGACCAAAATGATGTTTTAGCATTAGGCAGTGGATGATGGTTGAGGAAGAAATTTTTTGAGATGCAGCTTATGAAATCAGTGGAGACAATATTAAAAAATCCTGTTTGAAATGCAATTGCTCATCACTAATAGCTTGCAGTGAGACTGTTGCCATCATCAAGTATATGTATTTAAAGAAAGATTCCAAGTACTTTGTaagaaatttaattattaaatagaaAGTCATGTGACTCTGGGAGAAACAATGATAATTTGGTATTAGTGATAAGAACTCTCACCTCtacattacaaaataaattactatttataatttgtattggataaaaagataaatttgactgtgggcatccacttctgtatttgccaggcactggcacagcctcatatgagacagctataacagggtcccttcagcaaaatctttctggcatatgcaatagtgtctgggtttggtggctgattatgggatggatccctgggtggggtagtgtCTGattagtccatcctttcatcttagctccaaactttgtctctgtaactcctttcatgggtattttgttccctaaactttatatgccccagtacaggggaatgccagggccaagaagcaggagtagatgagtaggggagcagggcggagggagggtatagggaactttcgggatagcatttgaaatgtatataaagaaaatatctaa
Proteins encoded in this region:
- the LOC110312134 gene encoding vomeronasal type-1 receptor 4-like, with the protein product MVNDRMDSKNLAMFVILILQCSVGILKNICLLSYYLMLHYNKHTLKQIDLIFMNMFIANFFIIFSRIVLQTMETFGMELFFNVFVCKFPMYTERVGRSVSIGTICLLSVFQAITISPSDSCLNGLKVKVPKYISLSIFLCWVLFLGLNMISPMYVYIKWNSNNVTYKRTSNYCFSLGHDEFSGPMITTFFVFPEVLFAILIVWSGSLMVIILYRHKQRVQHIHCTYAPTRTSHESRATKNILVLVSLFIGFYSLSSILHTCVALFCGAGWWLINITVIIHLCFPTLGPFIVTPDTALPRFSLSWIRNTERT